Part of the Imperialibacter roseus genome, GAAAAGATCAAACTATAACGGGCTCAGAACGCATGCAGCAAAGGCCCATCAAGCTATTGGTAGATGCCCTGCGAGAGCTGGGAGCGAGCATCGATTACCTGAAGAATGACGGCTATCCACCACTTAAAGTCTCAAAAATCACTCAGCAAAAAACGGACTCCCTGAAAATACAAGGCAACATCAGCAGCCAGTACATTTCAGCCTTGCTAATGATCGCCCCTATGTTGCCTAACGGTCTTACCATCGAACTGGTGGGAGACGTGTTCAGCAGACCCTACATAGAAATGACACTCGGCCTCATGCAGCAGTTTGGAGTAAAGAACGAGTGGAAGGAAAATACCATCGCCATTGCACCGCAGAAATACACTGCAAATTCCTATACCATTGAGTCGGACTGGTCAGGCGCCAGTTACTGGCTAAGCATGGTGTCGCTTTCCAAAAGCAGCAAAGTAAATCTTACCGGGTTAAGAGAAAACTCCTATCAGGGCGACATCCGCATCAGGGAAATCATGCACGGCCTGGGGCTCACCACCAGGTTCAGTGGAGAAGAGTTCCTGATCGAGAAAAAGAACAGCGTTTCACCCATGGTTATCGACTTTAAGACCTGCCCCGATTTGGCCCAGACAGTAATGGTGGTAGCCACCGGTCTGAAAAGCCCTATTTCAATGACGGGCCTTGAAAGCCTGCGCATTAAAGAAACCGACCGGCTGGCGGCCATGCAAACTGAGCTGGCAAAGTTTGGGGCTACGCTGGTAGAGGAAACGCCCGGTTTTTGGGAATTGGAGCCTCCGACCGAACTTCCTGAAGGCCCCGTAACGATTAGCACCTACGAAGACCACCGCATGGCCATGGCGTTTGCGCCGCTGGCTCAAAAAGTGCCTTTGATCATTGAAGAGCCGGAGGTGGTGAATAAGTCGTACCCAGGGTTTTGGGAGGATTGCAAAAAATACGGGCTGGATATTAAAGAAGCATAGTCAATGGAAATCGTCTACCAGCAAGAGCAGGATTTAACCGTGAAGGACTTCACGGAGCTGCTCATTAGTTCTACCCTCGGTGAGCGGCGTCCCGTGAACGAGCCTGAGCGCATAGAAGAGATGCTCAGACATGCCAACCTCACCGTTACCGCAAGGCACAATGGAAAGCTGGTAGGCGTAAGCCGCAGCCTCACCGACTGGGTGTATGCCACCTACCTGAGCGACCTGGCGGTGCACATCGAATACCAGCACAAAGGAATTGGCAAGGAGCTCATTCGCCGGACAAAGATGCTGGCACCCAAATCTAACGTGATACTACTGTCGGCTCCAGCTGCTGTCGACTACTATCCAAAAATTGGAATGACTCACCACGCCCATGCTTTTTGGCTGAGGGATTTGAAGGAGCTGAAGTAGGCTTTTCGTCGCCTATTTGTTCAATCGACAGCGGGAAAAACAATCCGATATGATCGAAATTATCATGATTTGTCAGCCTTTCAAGCGCCTCGCCCTTTCAATTCAATCTAACATTCTTCTACCTTCAAGCTTCTCCTTCATGCAGAAAATGATCTTAATCACTTTTTAGTGATGATATAATTCATATCTATAACGATATAGAAAATATAGATTTATACTATCGATCAGAATATTGTAGATTTGGATATCGAACAAAAAAATCTGTCAATAATGGAAAATAAAACACACGCTGGAGGAGCCTACGATGTAAACGGAGCAGAAATGTGCCCGTTTCTGAATGGCGAACTCAATCAAACCGCAGGTGGTGGCACATCAAATCGTGATTGGTGGCCCAACCAACTGAAAGTAAACATCCTTCGTCAGCATTCTTCCCTGTCTGATCCGATGGGCGAAGACTTCAACTACGCTGAAGAGTTTAAAAGCCTTGACCTAAAGGCTTTAAAGAAAGACCTAACTGCCCTGATGACCGACTCACAGGACTGGTGGCCTGCTGACTTTGGTCACTACGGCGGTTTATTCATTCGTATGGCATGGCACAGCGCCGGCACATACCGCATTGCCGATGGCCGTGGTGGCGCAGGAGCCGGCCAACAAAGATTTGCTCCCCTCAACAGCTGGCCCGACAATGTGAGTCTTGACAAGGCCCGCAGGCTACTCTGGCCTATCAAGCAGAAATACGGAAAGAAAATCTCCTGGGCTGACCTGATGATTCTCACAGGCAACGTAGCCCTGGAATCCATGGGCTTCAAAACCTTCGGTTTCGCTGGTGGTCGTGAAGACGTTTGGGAGCCAGAACTAGACGTTTACTGGGGTCAGGAGACCACCTGGCTGGGCGGCGATAAGCGTTATGCTCATGGTTCGAAAGGTGTCGAAAATCAGCAGTCTGTGGTTGTATCGGATGACGATGCAGACGGGGGCACGCACTCAAGAGAACTCGAGAACACACTGGCCGCAGTACAAATGGGACTGATATATGTTAACCCGGAAGGGCCGGATGGCAACCCTGATCCCCTTGCAGCTGCCAAAGATATCCGTGAGACGTTCGGTCGTATGGCAATGAATGACTACGAAACCGTGGCACTGATTGCAGGTGGACACACATTTGGTAAAACCCACGGCGCAGCTGACGCAAGCCAGCACGTAGGGCCTGAGCCAGAAGCGGCCGGTATTGAGCAACAAGGCTTCGGCTGGAAAAACAGCTACGGGTCAGGTGTTGGTGGCGATGCTATCACCAGTGGTTTGGAAGTAATCTGGACAACCACACCAACGAAGTGGAGCAACAACTTCTTCGAGAACTTGTTTGGCTACGAATGGGAATTGACCAAGAGCCCGGCAGGTGCGCACCAGTGGAAGCCTAAGGGTGACGCAGGTGCAGGTACCGTGCCCGATCCTTTTGATCCGTCGAAGCGCAGGTCACCATCAATGCTTACTACCGACCTGGCACTAAGAGTGGATCCAGCCTACGAAAAGATTTCAAGGAACTTCCTGGAGAACCCCGATGAGTTCGCAGATGCCTTTGCCAAAGCGTGGTTCAAACTTACTCACCGTGACATGGGACCTCGTGCCCGTTACCTCGGGCCTGAGGTTCCGGAAGAAGACCTGATCTGGCAAGATCCGATCCCAGCTGCGACACACAAACTAGATGATAACGACATTGCTTCCCTGAAAGCGAAAGTACTTGCTTCAGGACTGTCCGTATCAGAGCTGGTGTCAACTGCCTGGGCTTCTGCCTCCACCTTCCGTGGCTCCGATAAGCGTGGTGGTGCCAATGGAGCACGCATCCGACTTTCACCGCAGAAGAACTGGAAAGTGAACAACCCGGCTCAACTGGCAAAAGTATTGGCAAAACTGGAAGGCATCCAAAAGGATTTTGGCAAGCCAGTATCAATGGCTGATTTGATTGTGCTGGCTGGATGCGCAGGTGTTGAACAGGCTGCTAAAAACGCCGGACAAGCCATCACTGTGCCTTTCACTCCCGGACGTGCTGATGCGTCGGCAGAGCAAACCGATGTAGAAGGTTTTGCGGCACTTGAGCCACAGGCCGATGGGTTCCGCAACTACTTGAAGAAAAAATTCACCGTATCTGCGGAAGAGCTACTGATTGATAAGGCCCAGTTGCTAACGCTAACTGCACCAGAAATGACTGTGCTTGTGGGTGGCATGCGTGTGCTTGGCACCAACTTCGACGGATCCAAGCATGGTGTATTTACCAATCGTATTGGCTCATTGAGCAACGACTTTTTTGTGAACCTGCTCGATATGAGCACCACATGGAAAGCTGTTTCGGCAGATGGGGACGTATTCGAGGGGCACGATGCTAAGACTGGCAAAGTAAAATATACAGCCACTCGTGCCGACTTGATCTTTGGCTCCAACTCGGAGCTTCGTGCCCTGGCTGAAGTATATGGCTGCAGCGACTCTCAGCAGAAGTTCATCAAGGACTTTGTGAAAGCCTGGGACAAGGTGATGAACCTCGACCGTTTCGATTTGGCTTAATGATGGTATAAATATTTAAAGTGAAAAGGTGGTCTGGAAACAGGCCACCTTTTTTATTAGCATGCTCATTTTCCTCTTAAGAGTTGGGTATCTCTGGCTAGCGATATTCAAAAATCGGCGCTCTGTAAAATCTATTCAGGGCTATTCAGTGGTAGCGTAAACCTGAAATCACTTCCATCCCCTTCCTTACTCTTGAGCCAAATGTCGCCGCCGAGCTTTTTTACAAATTCCTTGCAAAGGGCTAACCCTAAGCCAGAACCTTTTTCGTTTGCAGTGCCCAACGAAGATGTGTTTGCAGACATCTTGAACAACTTCTTACTAACTTCCTCCTTTATTCCAAGTCCATTGTCGGACACAGAAAATTGAACTTGGTTTTGCTCCAACACAACCGACACGATGATGCTGCCTCCGGATTTGGTAAACTTGATAGCATTAGAAATAAGGTTTCTCAATATGGTTTTCAACATCCTTTCGTCGGTGTATATTTCTATTCCCTCCGAAGCGATCTGACTTAGAGATATATTCTTGGTTCTTGCAATTGGGTCTAACAGCTCAATCACGTGTCGAATAGTCGTTGATAAATCTATTTTTTCCGGTTTATAATTGATCTCTCCTGTCTGCGATTTCGCCCAATTCAATAGGTTATCGAGTAAGGCCAGTGTGTTCTTGACTGATACTTTTATGATCTCTAAATACTCCGCCGATTTTCCCGTGTCCGATTTTCTTACCCGTTCAATCAATAATTCTGATAACCCTAAAATATTATTCAATGGTGCCCTTAAATCGTGGCCCATAATGGAAAAAAGTTTGTCTTTGGTCGCATTCAGCTCTATTAATCGCATTTCACTTTGCTTCAATGCTTGCTCGGCTTTTTTGCTGGCAGTGATGTCCCGAACTACGCCAACAAGAAATCTTTTTCCACTGGCATCAACATAGCGTGACTTTCTGGTGGAAATGATCATCGTTTCGGCTCCCCTCACTGTTAGTGTTTCTTCATTTATGTTTTCCTTTCCGTCAGCAAGAACCTGGCTGTCAATTTTTAAGAAACTTTCCCGCTCATCAGGAGGAACATGCTCGGCAAGGGTTTTACCCATAATTTCTTCACGAGGTAGGCCAAACATTTTACAAAAGGCGTCATTAACCAGTACCAACCTACTTTTATCATCCTTTACAAATACGGAGTCACCCATGTTGTCGAGGATTGTATGGATGTACCCATCTGCCACCTTATTTTGCTCTACTAAAGATTCTTTTTGTCCTTTTTTCTGCTGGTTTTGAGCCGAAAGTTGCGATCGCAAAATTTCATTTTGCTTTTTAAGTTCAGCAATTTTGTCTTCTAGTTCCAAGCGGGTTAGTTTGTCGGTCATTTTTTGGGTGGTAGCAGGTGGCAGCACAATTGCAATTTTTCATCTTTCACAAAGCTGAACTGCACTTATTAGCACCAGACTAAATTAACTCTTGTGGCGGAGATTCCAAGCCTCATAACCTATTTCGTGCTCAATGCACTTCGCTCATTCCTTCATTAAGGACTTTATGAAAACCTTGGGACAACATAGTGCGCCCTGACCACTTCAATCTGGTGCAACCAGGCGAGCGAAAGTTTTGAAATGGCTACCAAAGTAAAAAAGGCAGCCTGAAACAGGCTACCCTTTTTTGTTTATAGCACGGTCATGAGTGATTCAAATGAGCACTTCTTGCGCACTGTCTCACCCAACAAAAGGTCTTTCTCAGATATCCGTCAACGGAATTACTCTGCCCCCACCGTCTCAGTGTTTACAACTGGCCAAACACCCGGTGACGGCACGCTCACTCCTTTGGTCTCTCCTCTTTCAGTATCCTGCCCGAAGTAGTACAAAGGCCATCCTTTGTAAGTAAGCTGGCTCTCACCAAATACGTCGATTGAACCAAAGTCGCTTTGGCTGGCAGCAGAAACAACTGCTTTGAGTTCTTTGGCATACACGGGCCAAATTGTATTGTTAGAAAAATCGCTGGCAGTGAAAGTGTTAACGTCTTTTGAGTCGTTGGTAAATGCATACAGTGTCCTGCCCGATGCATTCACGAAGAAAGCAGTAGCTCCTTCTCCTTCTTCATACGTTGAAGTGTAGTTCTTCCCGTCGTTGCCAACCAGTTGTGCATTTGCCATCATGATGGAATAGTCGGGTTTGGCCACAAAAAAGGCCCCTCCGGCACCGTCGCCGGCGGTAGCACCTGCTGTTTCAAGCACGCCGTCGCCAGCCGGAGAAAAGTAATAAAGCGGCCAGCCTTTGTAGGTTGTTTGCTTGGAGCCATTGCTGTGGGTGATCACTGCAAAATCGCCAGCTTCCAGGCCTGTGCCAATCTGCGGTTCTTTCGCATAGTAAATAGGCCATTTGCTAAGACAGCCATCTACACAAGCACTGTTTCCCGACACGTCTTTTGCGAAAACATATAATGTGACACCATCGGTATCAGTCAAAATCTGGCCGAGTGTTGCGTTAGTTGATAGTTGGATGGCTGTAGCTTCCTCCGCATCAGGATTTTCGCTATCATCACCACATGCCGTAATGGTTGCCATTGCCAGCAACACTAGTACAAATATTGCATTCAATTGCTTGACTAAGTTTTTCATTTTTCTTTAATCTGGTTTAATAATTCGTTTGGTGTTCGGCCAAATTCTTTGCTGCTTAAATAGTTTCTTGTTCATGTAGTGCCTGTCAGACAATACTCTTCTGTCTCAAAACCGGGTCTGGTTTCGGGTAGAGTTGGGGCGCACGGCGTTATGAAATATTGAACTGAGGGATATTTCTCGTCAGCTCAAATCAATTAGTCCGTATTAATAACGTGGATGCTAGTTCAGTTGAAAAGTTCTTGAGACATTAAAACCGAAGTGAATTTCGCCTTTGAAAAAATCGTTGGTCGTTTCTGACACGAAGCCCTTAGGCACCATTGAGGTGGCATTGGTGAACTGGAGTTGGAACACGTGCCCTCCCGTTTCAATATCGACCCCTATGGCCAGCGCATTCTGTGTATTTTCGTTGAGGTGCTGAAACTGATAGTAATATTCTGCACAAAGTGCCACTCGCTGCGAAAGTTTGATGCGTCCACCCATACCCAGCGCTAAGATGTCATTGTTCAGATCCGTTTCGCCAATCAGGTTGCGGTGCACCCAGGTGGGCATCAGCTGGAGCGAAAGGCCGTTGTTAAACTTTCTGGCCAGCAAAAGCTGATGTGTAAAAGCAAGCTTGTCGGTAAACTGCAGATCGTACGTAGGATCCTTCAGGGTCTTCAATGCCATAGAGCTCAGCCACGTGGCGGACAGCGGAACACTCCCTTTGCCCGTCGACTGACGAAGCAGGCGATATTTGACAAACCCATCGTAGGTCTTTTCAAAAGAGCTCCTGCCAGCTCCCGCATAGAGCCTGTCGTTGAGGGCATACTCCAGTCCGATGCGTACCAGGGCGTTGTCCAGCCCAAAAAGCTCATAGGCTCCACCGTCGATAGTACCAAACCGGTGTGCGATGATAAAATCCATCACACCTTGCTTTCTGGTTTCAATGGAATGACCGTTGATAAGTCTGGTGCCTTTGAAGGTGGCATCCACCAGCGTCTTCTGATCGGCCTGCTCTGCTTCCAGACCAGCCAGAAGATCATCCTGGGCCAGCAGCGGCAAAGCCAATGCCAGCGAGATAAGGGTTGAAGTGATCTGCTTTACCATCATTTTGGACGTGAGAAATTAAAAAATGCCTTTACTTCGACTACCTCCGCAATGTTCTTGAACACGATGGTGGGTATCTCGATATCGAAATCAGCCACCGCCAGATTGAAGGAGGTAGTAGCTTTCAAGTCTTTAGCAGAAACATCAAATTTGACTGCTGTCTTCAGTGGCTTCTTCACTCCGTGGATTTCTATTTCCCCATCGGCTTCTGCTTCAAAGCTCCCGCTTTTCGAAAAGTCAAGTGCAGCGAAGTTGCTGATGACCCCCTTGAAAGTCGCTCTCGGAAATTTGTCCGACTCCACGTAGTTTTCGTTGAAGTGTTCCTCCATCAGGCTCTTGTCAAAGTGAAACCCCTTCATCAGCATCGAAACTGCCAGCGTTCCTTTTTCAAGGTCTATTGCACCCAGCACCTCCTTGTTAGTGGCTTCAATGTTTTCCAGCGGTGCTTCAGAAAAGAAGGTGGCGGTTCCGCTGCGATCCACCATCGGGCCCTGCGCCATCGCCAGGCCCGCTGTGATCAAGCCAAGAATGATTGTTAATATTTCACGTTTCATATTTCTTCTGTCTTTACTTTCAACTGTTAAAAAATGGGAGCTACACGATTTTCTCGTATGCCGCTTGTTGGTTATTGATACTGCTGTCATTTATTAATCAATTTTGTAAGGCGCCATCATCCACCCAGCAGGCAATAGCATCTTTTTGTGCTTGAGTAAGTGTCGACCCTCTGGGCATCGATCCACTCGCTGTTCTTGCTTTGATGGAGCTGGCCCTGGCTTGAATAGTAGCGAAAGACCTCAGGTCGGGAGAGATGCTGCCGTTGTGGCAACCCGAAACCGCACAGCTGTTTTCAATAATGTTTTTGACAGAGTTCTCGTAGCTAACGCCCGCCAACACCTCCACACTCTCGACGATCTCACAACCCAGCTGGTCTGCTATTTTCACGGTATAAGTACCCCTGGTCAGGCCAGAAAAAGTCCTCCCCGTCTGAGGCTGGCCTTCGTTGATACTGTAGAGGTAGGGCTCCACGCCGCCAGAGGCTACCACCTCAATTTTCCCCTCTGTTGACCCACATCCCGACTCCTCCACCACAATTTCCTGCAGGTTCACTCCCTCCAGGTTTTGAATCGGAATAGTTACCTCACTTGCGCAGCCTTTCGCATCAGTCGCTACCACCACATAGTTTCCAGCTTCGAGGCTACTGAAGACGCCATCCGCATTTGTGCCAGCTTCTGACGTATATACATAAGGAGGCTCACCTCCAGCCGCATTGACCCTAAAGCTCCCAATGGCTGCGCCACATTCGGTCGCTACGCTTTCCAATACGTCTATTTCCACTGGCGACACCGAGCAATCTACCTGTGGTTCAGCCTGGTCCCAGGTGCACGACATTGTGGTGAGAAAAAATAGCACGCTGACAGTGCCACGAATTAATCTTGTTTTCATCATTAAAAAATAGTTTTGCTAGCAACCCCGCCCGGTTTCTAAAAAAGAAGAACAGCCAAAAGGTTGCCATTTATCTTCTTCCCCAACGTAAGCCAAAAGCCCACTGGCAGCATTTAGGAGCTGTATTTCTAGTATTATTTGATGACAAAATTAGATATAACCAATAGGGTGTGGCTAGCACAATACCGCCAATTGTGTTAACATTTCCGACATAGGGTATAACAAAACCGACAAAACGTGGTAGTTCCGACGCTGATAATCAGCGGCTTAGTAGCAAAAGATCGGAGGGGCTTGATCCAAACTCTTTTTTGAAACATTTAGAGAAATAGGACGGATTGGCAAAGCCTGTTTTAAAGGCGGCTTCTGCAATCCCAAACTCACTACCCATAAGCAGTTCCTTCGCACGGTGCAACCGCACAGAGGTAATCAGCTGATTGGGCGACTTATTGGTCACCGCCTTCAGCTTGCGCTGGAGTTGGCGTTCGCTGATGCCAATCTCCCGGCAAAGCATTTCCACGCCAAAAAGCTCGTTCTCCAAATGAGTATCGATACTCTGCAGCACGTTTTCCAGGAAGGAATCATTTTGCAACACCTTCTTTGGAGAAATTTGTCCCGCTTTTTCATCGGCACTGAGTGGATCGGTTACACTGAACAGCAAAAACGACTCGCCCGAAAGCGTTTCGTACACCGCCTTATACTGCGTGAAACTCACACCCGCTCCCGACAGCAGGCTTTTTACAGTTTGTGTGACGAGTATCTGGTTGGGTTTCGCCAGTTGAAGCATGGCGTCGACAAAGGCCTCGGTTTCACCGCTGATGAAGTGAGCCTCATCTACAGCCCCTTCTCTGATGTGAATACCAATGGCCAGCTGGGCAGACATGCTCTGAATGGCATCCACGAGATCGATGCTGCAATGAACGGCCTTGCTTGGCCCTTCAAATATAGCGATGAATGTCTGGCGGTTGTATTGAACCACCTTGCCCCGGTACTGCTCCACAAATTGGCGGATGAGCTCCTCAGGATTGGCATCAACATTTTCCAACGAGATAATACGGGCGGCAACTATAGTGAAAAGCTGCTCCTGATAGTTTCTGATGGGCTTCACCCCTAAGATAAAAGCCCTCATCGTTTCCAGCACCTCTTTGGTATTGCCCACCCAAAAAAGGTGGTCTCTTCCCGTAAACTCCACGAACTTGGCTCCCTGAATACGCTCAGCAATGAACCGTCCCTCCTCAATTTTCACGTCAATGTCGTGGGTGCGCTGCATGAGTAACGTCGGCACTTTGATGGTGCCCAGAATGTCAATAATATCTACCTCCGTATTCATTTTGGTGAGCACCATGGCAGCACTGGGGCTAGCCCCTGAACGAAAGTAGCTGGCCAGCCAATCCATGAAAACCTTGTCATTGGCTTTGGAGGGAGCGAGCGATTCAAGCCCCATATCCCCACTACCCCAATTGTTTTCGATCATGTCATACACCACCTGGCGCTCCTCGTCGGTAGGTGCCCAGGGATAATCAGGGGCATAGCGGCGCTTGGCAAACACACCAAAAGTGATGAGTGAAATAGTTCGGTTGGGGTAGGTAGCAGCAAAGAGTGCCGACACGGAGCCGCCCTCTGAATGTCCAAACAACACGGCTTTTTGCGACCCAACGGCGTCCATTACGGCACGAATGTCGTCCATCCTCTCTTCCAGTGTGGAAAGCTCCACCACACGGTCCGACAGCCCTGTGCCTCTTTTGTCAAACAAAATGACCCTGGCGATTTTGCCCAGTTCCTGCAGAAAGTCAACCAGCTCAGGGCAAGCCCACATCCAGTCAATGTTGGATACCCATCCAGGAATATAAACCAGGTCGATTGATCCGGAGCCAAAAACCTGGTAAGCAATATTGATACGGCCGCTTTTGGTATACTGAGTAGCTGGCTTCATAACAATTTGATACTGTGTAGTGGTTGGGAATACAATTATACTACAAATAATGCCAACCAGAAGCGACATCCATGCAGTTGTCTTTCAATCATCAGACACACGATGTCTCGGCAAAAAAGTAGGCTCAGAGCATTCAAAAGTAACGCAATACCGCTAATCAACGCAAAAAGGGCAGGTTATTGCTAACCTGCCCTGGTTTCTGCCGCTAAAAAAATGCGGTGCTAATCTGTTTAAAAAATAATGCATTGCCCTCAAGGGGCAGGATTCAAATTTGAATCGCTTCTTGCTTTTGCGGATACAAAGGTACTGGGCATGGGAGGGCGACGGCTACAATAAATCCGGCGAATTCTATAATGTTTCCGACAGCGGTGCGGCAAAAAACCGAAAACGCTGGCAAATTTCCGACACGGGCAGGCATTCAACGATCCCTGTTTTGATAATCAAATGCAAACCTTTTTCCTGATACAAACTGAATACAGGTGATTAAGTCAATCTGGCGTTGCCTGAGAAAAAGTTACTTAATCAACAGCACCCTGGGATTGATGGGGTACAGCCATTCGACTCCTCTGGCAGTAATCACAGCGTCGTCTTCCAGCGCCACCCGCAGTTTCTTCCCTCCCCATTCGGGTACTTTGGTGTAAGCGAAAAACTCAATAGAAAGCAGGTTGGAGGGCTTGATCTCATATCCCAATTGTACCGGATTAAAAAAAGCAATGGACGGCCCGATGCCGTGACCCCAGTTGCCCACCGAGTGGCAGCCAATGATTACATCCGTTTTGTCAAGCTCAGTAGGTTTGTTGAACCCCGGCATCTTATTAAAACCTGCTTTGGTCAGTGCTTCGTAAACGGCATCCTCAGCTTTCTGCGCCGTCACTCCAGGTTTGATGGTTTGCTTTACCACATCCCGTACTTTCACGGCCTGGTCGAAGGCGTTTTGGATGCCAGGAGGTACTCCGGTTTCTCCTTCTTTCAACACATAAGCCATCCGCTTCATGTCGGTGTACATGTTCATGAGGCCCACGCCCCAGTCGATGAAAAGTACATCACCTCTTTGAATAATGCGGTCTGTAGAAGTGGCGGCAATGCCCTCAGGGCCGGTAACGTACACCGACGGCATACCAAACGACGACTCCAGGTTGTTTTTGAAAAGCTGCTCCTTCAGCCACCAGGCCACATCTTCCAGCGTGGTTACGCCCGCAGTGATCACCTCGTTGGAGAAGGCCCGCTCGGCAAGGGTATATGAGAGCTCCCCGGCCTCACCATAAATCGCTATTTCGCTGGCCACCCGCCTCGACCTGAAGTCGGACGCCAGCTTCTCGGCCGACACAAACCGCTGCTCGTACTTCTTCCCCAGCACTTCCGCCAGCTCCGAATAGCCAGAATGGCTGAGGCCATCCGCACCACCAATATTCTTTGACATATTGAGGCCAATTCTCTTAGGGTCTCGGGCCTCCACAAATGCCTTGAGTTCACTCGCCGACCCGAAGTAGTCGTAAGCGCCACCTTCTTCCAACAGGTAGCCATCAATGCCCAGCACGGATCGCTCAATACGGTCGCCCCCACGGTCGGTAAAGATGTAGTAGCCCACACTGCCCACATAACCTTCACCCATGTCGGGATACAGCGGATCAAAATTCCCCTCCCGGTTCATGATGATCCACATATCGATATTGTTTTCCCTCATGGCTTCCGGCAGCACCAGGTCAAACTTATCGTTCCGCACCTGGTTCATTTTGCGCCAGCGGCGCATGGCTTCCTGACTGAAGGCGCTGGTGCTGACAAGCAGCATGAAGAAGGCGAGCAGTATTCTCATCGTTGAATGGCTGTTTACGAGTACTGTGCTAATTAGCAATTTCCTGCGTTTTGCGCTACTGAGAAGTGATGTGTGGGAGTTGAGGTCGTTAAACTAGGCAAGGCACAGGTGGATCCAGCGCTATACCGATGTCATTACACACCTATATGGACAGATAACCACGGCAAGATGCACTCCCGTCCACCACAAAAACGAAGTGAATCTTGCGCTAGAGGGGAACGGGTGGCAGGGAGAGGAGGAAAGCCATCCCGTTTGTTAAATATACGAAAACAGGCTGTAAAGGGTCTGCTCTTACCAACTCATAGAAAAAACCGATATTGCAGGTAATTTCAACAGCTCACAACACGATTTTACCATGAACAAACTCATACCTACACTTACGTTGATTGTTTTCGTTACCCTATTCAGCTGCCAAAGCTCTT contains:
- a CDS encoding alpha/beta fold hydrolase — encoded protein: MKPATQYTKSGRINIAYQVFGSGSIDLVYIPGWVSNIDWMWACPELVDFLQELGKIARVILFDKRGTGLSDRVVELSTLEERMDDIRAVMDAVGSQKAVLFGHSEGGSVSALFAATYPNRTISLITFGVFAKRRYAPDYPWAPTDEERQVVYDMIENNWGSGDMGLESLAPSKANDKVFMDWLASYFRSGASPSAAMVLTKMNTEVDIIDILGTIKVPTLLMQRTHDIDVKIEEGRFIAERIQGAKFVEFTGRDHLFWVGNTKEVLETMRAFILGVKPIRNYQEQLFTIVAARIISLENVDANPEELIRQFVEQYRGKVVQYNRQTFIAIFEGPSKAVHCSIDLVDAIQSMSAQLAIGIHIREGAVDEAHFISGETEAFVDAMLQLAKPNQILVTQTVKSLLSGAGVSFTQYKAVYETLSGESFLLFSVTDPLSADEKAGQISPKKVLQNDSFLENVLQSIDTHLENELFGVEMLCREIGISERQLQRKLKAVTNKSPNQLITSVRLHRAKELLMGSEFGIAEAAFKTGFANPSYFSKCFKKEFGSSPSDLLLLSR
- a CDS encoding M24 family metallopeptidase; amino-acid sequence: MRILLAFFMLLVSTSAFSQEAMRRWRKMNQVRNDKFDLVLPEAMRENNIDMWIIMNREGNFDPLYPDMGEGYVGSVGYYIFTDRGGDRIERSVLGIDGYLLEEGGAYDYFGSASELKAFVEARDPKRIGLNMSKNIGGADGLSHSGYSELAEVLGKKYEQRFVSAEKLASDFRSRRVASEIAIYGEAGELSYTLAERAFSNEVITAGVTTLEDVAWWLKEQLFKNNLESSFGMPSVYVTGPEGIAATSTDRIIQRGDVLFIDWGVGLMNMYTDMKRMAYVLKEGETGVPPGIQNAFDQAVKVRDVVKQTIKPGVTAQKAEDAVYEALTKAGFNKMPGFNKPTELDKTDVIIGCHSVGNWGHGIGPSIAFFNPVQLGYEIKPSNLLSIEFFAYTKVPEWGGKKLRVALEDDAVITARGVEWLYPINPRVLLIK